In Saccharomonospora marina XMU15, one genomic interval encodes:
- a CDS encoding WhiB family transcriptional regulator: MPLPRPWSQPHTLQGATPGGRVPVAWSTYNPATQEEGWRARAACAAPDIDPEVFFPEPGPDMADRIAAAQRVCAGCPVRKQCRDYAQHHGERHGIWGGHSTRHLPRSRGGVHTTTHRRAAAVARLSRAGLTVDQIADRLQVTARTVGRYRARSNPHDATEAA; this comes from the coding sequence ATGCCCCTACCGCGCCCGTGGAGCCAGCCACACACCCTGCAGGGCGCCACCCCCGGAGGGCGTGTGCCGGTGGCGTGGTCCACCTACAACCCTGCAACGCAGGAAGAGGGGTGGCGGGCCCGCGCCGCCTGCGCCGCGCCCGACATCGATCCGGAGGTGTTCTTCCCCGAACCCGGCCCCGACATGGCCGACCGGATCGCGGCGGCCCAGCGGGTGTGCGCCGGGTGCCCCGTGCGAAAGCAGTGCCGCGACTACGCCCAACACCACGGGGAACGGCACGGGATCTGGGGCGGGCACAGCACCCGACACCTACCCCGTTCCCGTGGGGGCGTGCACACGACCACACACCGCCGGGCGGCCGCGGTGGCCCGTTTGAGCCGCGCGGGGCTCACCGTCGACCAGATCGCCGACCGACTGCAGGTGACCGCCCGCACGGTGGGTCGCTACCGCGCCCGTTCCAACCCCCACGATGCGACGGAGGCCGCTTGA
- a CDS encoding adenine nucleotide alpha hydrolase family protein: MLVVLSLGAGVQSTTLALLACEGVLPRPDAAIFADTGWEPRAVYAHLEQLEGVLAGAGVPLYRVSKGDLRRNAIDPAHRYASIPYFVRNPDGSHGMGRRQCTAEYKLAPINRKVRELLGATPPQFRRVPAGRMAQQWIGFSTDEVHRVSDKHRVSYLQPRYPLLELGMSRKDCHRWLRTRGWTTVVKSACIGCPYHGNRQWRHMRDHQPDEWADAVAFDHAIRKGGARGLPLNGQAFLHRSRVPLDIAPIDHITRTEWAQRQTNLLDHLADLNAGLDIDEHGDPDGCSPYGCRSGHPTTNPNLSEGAA; this comes from the coding sequence ATGTTGGTGGTGTTGTCGTTGGGTGCGGGTGTGCAGTCCACGACGTTGGCGTTGTTGGCGTGTGAGGGGGTGTTGCCTCGGCCGGACGCTGCGATCTTCGCGGACACCGGGTGGGAGCCGCGGGCGGTGTATGCCCACCTTGAGCAGTTGGAGGGTGTTCTGGCTGGCGCGGGGGTGCCGCTGTATCGGGTGTCGAAGGGTGACCTGCGGCGCAACGCGATCGACCCCGCACACCGCTACGCCAGCATCCCCTACTTTGTGCGCAACCCAGACGGCTCACACGGCATGGGCCGCCGCCAATGCACCGCCGAGTACAAACTCGCCCCCATCAACCGCAAAGTCCGCGAACTACTCGGGGCCACACCCCCACAGTTTCGGCGGGTCCCTGCCGGTCGAATGGCGCAGCAGTGGATCGGGTTCTCCACCGACGAGGTACACCGGGTCTCCGACAAACACCGCGTGTCCTACCTGCAACCACGCTACCCACTGTTGGAACTGGGCATGTCCCGCAAAGACTGCCACCGCTGGCTACGCACACGCGGGTGGACCACGGTGGTCAAATCCGCCTGTATCGGCTGCCCCTACCACGGCAACCGCCAATGGCGACACATGCGCGACCACCAACCCGACGAATGGGCCGACGCCGTCGCCTTCGACCACGCCATCCGCAAAGGCGGCGCACGCGGCCTGCCACTGAACGGGCAAGCATTCCTCCACCGCTCCCGCGTCCCCCTCGACATCGCCCCCATCGACCACATCACCCGCACCGAATGGGCCCAACGACAAACAAACCTGCTCGACCACCTCGCCGACCTCAACGCAGGCCTGGACATCGACGAACACGGCGACCCCGACGGCTGCTCCCCCTACGGCTGCCGCTCCGGCCACCCCACCACCAACCCCAACCTGTCCGAAGGCGCCGCCTAA
- a CDS encoding DUF5131 family protein produces MSATTGIEWTDATWNPVTGCTTVSAGCDHCYAKTFAERWRGTKGHHFERGFDVQLRPDKLELPLRWRKPRKVFVNSMSDLFHADVPDEYIARVFAVMALTPQHTYQILTKRHARMRSLLSNVNFAHLVAEQGRAHHIGCQQDWLAVGAMLGREPLPNVWLGVSVENQQWADIRIPALLDTPAAVRFLSCEPLLGPVDLTAWLKHPQHACDRCDPGGPMDWHSGHLWGLCRCPCHPPRPARPNWVIAGGESGHGARPMHPDWARSLRDQCHVAGVPFLFKQWGEWAPDELRFAAGSGPGPARRYFPDGTVMRRVGKHRAGRVLDGRTWDEFPRQEVVA; encoded by the coding sequence ATGAGCGCCACAACCGGGATCGAATGGACCGACGCCACCTGGAACCCCGTCACCGGCTGCACCACAGTCAGCGCCGGGTGCGACCACTGCTACGCCAAGACATTCGCCGAACGCTGGCGCGGCACCAAGGGACATCACTTCGAGCGCGGATTCGACGTTCAACTGCGCCCGGACAAGCTGGAGCTTCCGTTGCGGTGGCGCAAGCCGCGCAAGGTGTTCGTCAACTCCATGAGCGACCTGTTCCACGCCGACGTGCCCGACGAGTACATCGCGCGGGTGTTCGCCGTGATGGCCCTGACACCCCAGCACACCTACCAAATCCTCACCAAGCGGCACGCCCGCATGCGATCCCTGCTGTCCAACGTGAACTTCGCGCATCTGGTTGCGGAGCAGGGCCGCGCACACCACATCGGCTGCCAACAGGACTGGCTCGCCGTGGGCGCAATGCTAGGCCGCGAACCACTGCCCAACGTCTGGCTGGGCGTGTCCGTCGAGAACCAGCAGTGGGCCGACATCCGCATCCCCGCCCTGCTCGACACCCCCGCCGCCGTGCGGTTCCTCTCGTGTGAGCCGTTGTTGGGGCCGGTGGACCTGACGGCGTGGCTGAAGCATCCACAGCACGCGTGCGACCGCTGCGACCCCGGCGGGCCGATGGACTGGCACAGCGGACACCTGTGGGGCCTGTGTCGCTGCCCCTGCCACCCACCCAGGCCCGCCCGGCCGAACTGGGTGATCGCCGGAGGCGAGTCCGGGCACGGCGCCCGCCCCATGCACCCGGACTGGGCACGGTCGCTGCGCGACCAATGCCACGTCGCCGGGGTGCCGTTCCTGTTCAAGCAGTGGGGCGAGTGGGCGCCAGACGAGCTGCGGTTTGCCGCTGGCAGTGGGCCGGGGCCTGCTCGGCGCTACTTCCCCGACGGGACAGTCATGCGCCGTGTCGGCAAGCACCGCGCCGGACGCGTGCTGGACGGCCGCACCTGGGACGAGTTCCCGCGGCAGGAGGTGGTGGCGTGA
- a CDS encoding cell division protein FtsK codes for MTHNHEQEHVGGNVVPFRPDTRPLPESEEVVVDAELVEEPRETWGTRRLPRPLISEQTRQRMAEGAVQLHHRATPVVVRGGKRVWLHASYLRAGAAEVGRASCDRLMQRDITEAIRQARAKGDLGMVAALEQQRRDSANARWQRIKTMLEVTGKLAKATTLATIGVGAVFVLVTVVMAVYGVAAQVWPGGEDWASAWTHGYWGGVTDTATGVADVVTGVWSLATALAPWVLAAAGITAVRALHKRGKDSDRLPAWAQHATQERTVGEVVEITPSAVVAALRDLGIAALRNAIKDDPDAGAWMLSMITQYGPGSQVDVRLPSQVTAADIMARRDRLAGNLDRAAHEVHIERSPDSEREFTLWVAQSGALDRPLPPSPLADPGFGPVDIYRDTMPWGLTPKGDPVELNLLQQHFLLAGLSKQGKTAAARSLMLWVALDPTTRIWLADLKGFGDWSMFDGLAETLIEGAGDDNFVATCDMLETAVAQMERRYEARRAQGKKGDITRAESQPGSGFEPLFVVIDEVQKLYTCTTTHPDGGDIGGNGKKSRAARAAQALHDQARAVNIHLVQFAQNPTNANLPVVVREGAMIRGSLFVGTESIARMALGEAPVDTGAAPHALRSGLDRGTVVLAPGESMDLPGGATHVTVRTHFISTEQAYTIAQRAKELRAGQQQAAIELQRRDLLADTAHVLGQQPWVKAADIPARLRDLAPTYPPYQHLDGTRLKTLLESEGVKVTARDGYPVVRLDRITAAMAHRNQE; via the coding sequence ATGACCCACAACCACGAACAGGAGCACGTGGGCGGGAATGTGGTGCCGTTCCGTCCCGACACACGCCCCCTACCGGAGTCGGAGGAGGTGGTGGTGGACGCGGAGCTCGTGGAGGAGCCGCGGGAGACGTGGGGGACGCGGCGGTTGCCGCGCCCGTTGATCAGCGAGCAGACCAGGCAGCGGATGGCTGAGGGTGCGGTGCAGTTGCATCACCGGGCCACGCCGGTGGTGGTGCGGGGCGGCAAGCGCGTGTGGTTGCACGCCTCGTATCTGCGGGCCGGTGCTGCTGAGGTCGGTCGGGCGTCGTGTGATCGGTTGATGCAGCGTGACATCACCGAGGCGATCCGCCAGGCCAGGGCCAAGGGTGATCTGGGGATGGTCGCGGCGTTGGAGCAGCAACGCCGCGATTCGGCCAACGCCCGGTGGCAGCGGATCAAGACGATGCTGGAGGTCACCGGCAAGCTCGCCAAGGCCACCACCCTGGCCACGATCGGCGTGGGGGCTGTGTTTGTGCTGGTCACGGTGGTGATGGCCGTGTACGGGGTGGCGGCGCAGGTGTGGCCGGGTGGTGAGGATTGGGCCAGCGCCTGGACCCACGGCTATTGGGGTGGGGTTACCGACACCGCGACCGGTGTGGCGGATGTGGTGACCGGTGTGTGGTCGCTGGCGACCGCGTTGGCGCCGTGGGTGCTGGCGGCCGCGGGCATCACGGCGGTGCGGGCGTTACACAAGCGCGGTAAGGATTCCGACCGGCTGCCCGCCTGGGCCCAGCACGCCACCCAGGAGCGGACGGTGGGTGAGGTTGTGGAGATCACCCCCTCGGCGGTGGTGGCGGCGCTGCGGGATCTGGGCATCGCGGCGTTGCGCAACGCGATCAAGGATGATCCGGACGCGGGGGCGTGGATGCTTTCCATGATCACCCAGTACGGGCCGGGGTCGCAGGTGGATGTGCGGCTGCCCTCGCAGGTCACCGCGGCCGACATCATGGCCCGCCGCGACCGCCTGGCGGGCAACCTGGACCGGGCGGCGCACGAGGTGCACATCGAACGCTCCCCGGACTCCGAACGCGAGTTCACGCTGTGGGTCGCCCAGTCCGGCGCGCTGGACCGGCCGCTGCCTCCCTCGCCGCTGGCCGATCCCGGGTTCGGGCCGGTGGACATCTACCGCGACACGATGCCGTGGGGCCTGACACCCAAGGGTGATCCGGTGGAGTTGAACCTGCTGCAGCAGCACTTCCTGCTCGCCGGTTTGTCCAAACAGGGCAAGACCGCCGCCGCCCGCTCCCTCATGCTGTGGGTGGCCCTGGACCCCACTACCCGGATCTGGCTGGCGGACCTGAAGGGGTTCGGCGACTGGTCCATGTTCGACGGTTTGGCCGAAACCCTGATCGAGGGCGCGGGGGACGACAACTTCGTCGCCACCTGCGACATGCTCGAAACCGCGGTGGCGCAGATGGAACGCCGCTACGAAGCCCGCCGCGCCCAGGGCAAGAAGGGCGACATCACCCGGGCCGAGTCGCAGCCCGGCAGCGGGTTCGAACCGCTGTTCGTGGTGATCGATGAGGTGCAAAAGCTCTACACCTGCACCACCACCCACCCCGACGGCGGCGACATCGGCGGGAACGGCAAGAAGTCCCGCGCCGCGCGGGCCGCGCAGGCGCTGCACGACCAGGCCCGGGCGGTGAACATCCACCTGGTTCAGTTCGCCCAGAACCCCACCAACGCCAACCTTCCGGTGGTGGTGCGCGAAGGCGCGATGATCCGGGGCAGCCTGTTCGTGGGCACGGAGTCCATCGCCCGCATGGCGCTGGGGGAGGCCCCCGTGGACACCGGCGCCGCCCCCCACGCGCTGCGCTCCGGCCTGGACCGCGGGACCGTGGTGCTCGCCCCGGGGGAGTCGATGGACCTGCCCGGCGGCGCCACCCACGTCACCGTGCGCACCCACTTCATCTCCACCGAACAGGCCTACACCATCGCCCAACGCGCGAAGGAACTGCGGGCCGGGCAACAGCAGGCCGCCATCGAGCTCCAGCGGCGGGACCTGCTCGCCGACACCGCCCACGTGCTCGGCCAGCAGCCCTGGGTCAAGGCCGCCGACATCCCCGCCCGGCTACGCGACCTCGCCCCCACCTACCCCCCGTACCAGCACCTGGACGGCACCCGCCTCAAAACCCTGCTGGAAAGCGAGGGCGTGAAGGTCACCGCGCGTGACGGCTACCCCGTGGTGCGGCTGGACCGCATCACCGCGGCGATGGCCCACCGAAACCAGGAGTGA